One window of the Trifolium pratense cultivar HEN17-A07 linkage group LG2, ARS_RC_1.1, whole genome shotgun sequence genome contains the following:
- the LOC123907253 gene encoding U-box domain-containing protein 26, which yields MRGVLQPLDLGIQIPYHFRCPISLELMRDPVTVSTGQTYDRNSIESWVNTGNTTCPVTRANLTDFTFIPNHTLRRLIQEWCVANRAFGVQRIPTPKQPADPSLVRSLLNQISSHSAPVQIKLNSLRRLRSLTRDSDYNRSLIASLNVRHIVLPILFDYNGGLDDLKYESLALLVLFPLSESDCTSLASDSDKINYLTSLLSHSLFDVRVNSAALIEIVVSGTHLPEIRAQVSNVDGIYDGVVEILRNPISYPRALKVGIKALFALCLVKQTRHRAVAAGAPAVLVDRLADFEKCDAERALATVELLCRVPAGCAAFAGHALTVPMLVKIILKISDRATEYAAGALMALCSESERCQREAVTAGVLTQLLLLVQSDCTERAKRKAQLLLKLLRDSWPQDSVGNSDDFACSHFD from the coding sequence atgcgTGGCGTTTTACAACCGTTGGATTTAGGTATTCAAATTCCCTACCATTTCAGATGCCCAATCTCTCTTGAGCTTATGCGAGACCCTGTTACCGTCTCCACCGGTCAAACCTACGACCGTAACAGCATCGAGTCGTGGGTTAACACCGGTAACACAACGTGTCCGGTCACGCGAGCCAATCTTACAGATTTTACCTTCATACCAAATCACACGCTCCGCCGCTTAATCCAAGAGTGGTGCGTCGCTAACCGCGCGTTTGGCGTTCAAAGGATTCCAACTCCCAAACAACCTGCAGACCCTTCTCTTGTTCGTTCTTTGCTTAATCAAATTTCTTCCCATTCTGCCCCTGTTCAAATTAAACTTAACTCGCTTCGTCGACTCAGATCATTAACTCGTGACTCGGATTATAACCGCTCTCTCATTGCTTCTCTCAACGTTCGTCATATTGTGTTACCTATTCTTTTCGATTACAACGGTGGTTTAGACGACTTGAAATATGAGTCACTCGCTTTGCTTGTTCTTTTTCCACTCAGTGAGTCAGATTGCACTTCACTCGCTTCCGATTCAGATAAGATTAACTACCTCACAAGTCTTCTTTCACACTCTTTGTTTGATGTCCGAGTTAACTCAGCCGCGTTGATTGAAATCGTTGTCTCTGGGACTCACTTACCGGAGATCCGTGCTCAGGTGAGTAATGTTGACGGGATCTACGACGGTGTGGTTGAGATACTCAGGAATCCGATCTCATATCCTCGTGCGCTCAAGGTAGGGATTAAAGCCTTGTTCGCGCTATGTTTGGTGAAACAGACGCGCCACCGTGCTGTAGCCGCCGGTGCGCCAGCGGTACTTGTTGATCGGCTCGCTGATTTCGAGAAGTGTGATGCAGAGAGAGCGTTGGCGACGGTGGAGTTATTGTGCCGAGTTCCGGCAGGTTGCGCGGCGTTCGCCGGTCATGCGCTAACGGTACCAATGCTTGTGAAGATAATACTGAAGATATCGGATCGTGCGACGGAGTATGCTGCCGGAGCGCTTATGGCGCTGTGTTCTGAATCGGAACGGTGTCAGCGTGAGGCAGTTACGGCGGGAGTGCTGACTCAGCTTTTGCTTCTGGTACAGAGTGATTGCACAGAGAGAGCGAAGAGGAAGGCGCAACTGTTGCTAAAGCTTCTTCGGGATTCGTGGCCTCAAGATTCCGTCGGAAATTCTGACGATTTTGCATGCAGCCATTTTgactaa